The following proteins are encoded in a genomic region of Glycine soja cultivar W05 chromosome 17, ASM419377v2, whole genome shotgun sequence:
- the LOC114393218 gene encoding 7-methyl-GTP pyrophosphatase isoform X1: MDASSFKIILGSSSVARRKILSEMGYLFTIMTADIDEKSIRKETPEDLVMALAEAKANAIISKLQTTTNQQRVDEPTILIAADTVVVYEGVIREKPTSKEEARQFLKDYSGRHAATVGSVLVTNLKTGLRKGDSDRVEIYFNEIPDEIIEKLVDEGITLNVAGGLIIEHPLVLPFVKEVVGTTDSVMGLPKALTEKLLKEAL; the protein is encoded by the exons ATGGACGCTTCTTCCTTCAAG ATTATATTGGGCTCATCCTCCGTCGCGCGCCGCAAGATATTATCCGAAATGGGATACCTATTCACGATAATG ACTGCAGATATTGATGAAAAGAGCATCCGAAAGGAAACTCCAGAAGACTTAGTTATGGCTCTCGCCGAAGCCaag GCCAATGCCATTATATCTAAACTTCAGACCACCACTAATCAACAGAGGGTTGATGAACCCACTATTTTAATTGCAGCTGACACA GTGGTGGTGTACGAAGGTGTGATTAGGGAAAAACCAACAAGCAAAGAAGAAGCTCGACAATTCTTGAAAG ATTATTCTGGAAGGCATGCTGCAACTGTGGGATCTGTACTAGTTACTAACCTCAAAACAGGATTGAGAAAAGGAGATTCGGATCGTGTGGAG ATATATTTCAATGAAATACCCGATGAAATCATTGAGAAACTG gttGATGAGGGAATTACTCTCAATGTTGCTGGGGGGCTGATAATAGAACATCCTTTAGTATTGCCATTTGTCAAAGAAGTG GTAGGGACAACCGACAGTGTGATGGGACTCCCCAAAGCTCTGACTGAAAAACTGTTGAAGGAGGCCCTGTAG
- the LOC114393218 gene encoding 7-methyl-GTP pyrophosphatase isoform X4 — MDASSFKIILGSSSVARRKILSEMGYLFTIMTADIDEKSIRKETPEDLVMALAEAKANAIISKLQTTTNQQRVDEPTILIAADTAEAILQRLPVDDYLKEAEPTLLITSDQVVVYEGVIREKPTSKEEARQFLKDYSGRHAATVGSVLVTNLKTGLRKGDSDRVEIYFNEIPDEIIEKLVDEGITLNVAGGLIIEHPLVLPFVKEVVGTTDSVMGLPKALTEKLLKEAL; from the exons ATGGACGCTTCTTCCTTCAAG ATTATATTGGGCTCATCCTCCGTCGCGCGCCGCAAGATATTATCCGAAATGGGATACCTATTCACGATAATG ACTGCAGATATTGATGAAAAGAGCATCCGAAAGGAAACTCCAGAAGACTTAGTTATGGCTCTCGCCGAAGCCaag GCCAATGCCATTATATCTAAACTTCAGACCACCACTAATCAACAGAGGGTTGATGAACCCACTATTTTAATTGCAGCTGACACA GCAGAAGCCATCTTACAAAGGCTCCCTGTTGATGACTACTTAAAGGAAGCTGAGCCAACATTATTAATTACCTCTGACCAA GTGGTGGTGTACGAAGGTGTGATTAGGGAAAAACCAACAAGCAAAGAAGAAGCTCGACAATTCTTGAAAG ATTATTCTGGAAGGCATGCTGCAACTGTGGGATCTGTACTAGTTACTAACCTCAAAACAGGATTGAGAAAAGGAGATTCGGATCGTGTGGAG ATATATTTCAATGAAATACCCGATGAAATCATTGAGAAACTG gttGATGAGGGAATTACTCTCAATGTTGCTGGGGGGCTGATAATAGAACATCCTTTAGTATTGCCATTTGTCAAAGAAGTG GTAGGGACAACCGACAGTGTGATGGGACTCCCCAAAGCTCTGACTGAAAAACTGTTGAAGGAGGCCCTGTAG
- the LOC114393218 gene encoding 7-methyl-GTP pyrophosphatase isoform X3, with translation MDASSFKIILGSSSVARRKILSEMGYLFTIMTADIDEKSIRKETPEDLVMALAEAKVVVYEGVIREKPTSKEEARQFLKDYSGRHAATVGSVLVTNLKTGLRKGDSDRVEIYFNEIPDEIIEKLVDEGITLNVAGGLIIEHPLVLPFVKEVVGTTDSVMGLPKALTEKLLKEAL, from the exons ATGGACGCTTCTTCCTTCAAG ATTATATTGGGCTCATCCTCCGTCGCGCGCCGCAAGATATTATCCGAAATGGGATACCTATTCACGATAATG ACTGCAGATATTGATGAAAAGAGCATCCGAAAGGAAACTCCAGAAGACTTAGTTATGGCTCTCGCCGAAGCCaag GTGGTGGTGTACGAAGGTGTGATTAGGGAAAAACCAACAAGCAAAGAAGAAGCTCGACAATTCTTGAAAG ATTATTCTGGAAGGCATGCTGCAACTGTGGGATCTGTACTAGTTACTAACCTCAAAACAGGATTGAGAAAAGGAGATTCGGATCGTGTGGAG ATATATTTCAATGAAATACCCGATGAAATCATTGAGAAACTG gttGATGAGGGAATTACTCTCAATGTTGCTGGGGGGCTGATAATAGAACATCCTTTAGTATTGCCATTTGTCAAAGAAGTG GTAGGGACAACCGACAGTGTGATGGGACTCCCCAAAGCTCTGACTGAAAAACTGTTGAAGGAGGCCCTGTAG
- the LOC114393218 gene encoding 7-methyl-GTP pyrophosphatase isoform X2, with product MDASSFKIILGSSSVARRKILSEMGYLFTIMTADIDEKSIRKETPEDLVMALAEAKAEAILQRLPVDDYLKEAEPTLLITSDQVVVYEGVIREKPTSKEEARQFLKDYSGRHAATVGSVLVTNLKTGLRKGDSDRVEIYFNEIPDEIIEKLVDEGITLNVAGGLIIEHPLVLPFVKEVVGTTDSVMGLPKALTEKLLKEAL from the exons ATGGACGCTTCTTCCTTCAAG ATTATATTGGGCTCATCCTCCGTCGCGCGCCGCAAGATATTATCCGAAATGGGATACCTATTCACGATAATG ACTGCAGATATTGATGAAAAGAGCATCCGAAAGGAAACTCCAGAAGACTTAGTTATGGCTCTCGCCGAAGCCaag GCAGAAGCCATCTTACAAAGGCTCCCTGTTGATGACTACTTAAAGGAAGCTGAGCCAACATTATTAATTACCTCTGACCAA GTGGTGGTGTACGAAGGTGTGATTAGGGAAAAACCAACAAGCAAAGAAGAAGCTCGACAATTCTTGAAAG ATTATTCTGGAAGGCATGCTGCAACTGTGGGATCTGTACTAGTTACTAACCTCAAAACAGGATTGAGAAAAGGAGATTCGGATCGTGTGGAG ATATATTTCAATGAAATACCCGATGAAATCATTGAGAAACTG gttGATGAGGGAATTACTCTCAATGTTGCTGGGGGGCTGATAATAGAACATCCTTTAGTATTGCCATTTGTCAAAGAAGTG GTAGGGACAACCGACAGTGTGATGGGACTCCCCAAAGCTCTGACTGAAAAACTGTTGAAGGAGGCCCTGTAG
- the LOC114393216 gene encoding 3-ketoacyl-CoA synthase 4-like: MTVTSGEEEGAVGGVQIQHRSRMVLPDFLQSVNLKYVKLGYHYLISNLVTLFLVPLILVTLIQVFQTTDIDHLRHLWLHLQYNLLTILTCSAVLVFGLTLYAVTRPRAVYLLDSACFRPADHLKAPFRSFMDHSRLTGDFEDSSLEFQRKILERSGLGEETYVPEAMHSIPPQPSMAAARAEAEQVMFGALDKLFQGTNIKPKDIGILIVNCSLFNPTPSLSAMIVNKYKLRGNIRSFNLGGMGCSAGVIAVDLAKDLLQVHRNTYAVVVSTENITQNWYFGNKKSMLIPNCLFRVGCSALLLSNKPADRRRAKYRLVHVVRTHRGADDKAFRCVYQEQDDAGKTGVSLSKDLMAIAGGALKTNITTLGPLVLPISEQLLFFVTLLMNKLFKAGVKPYIPDFKLAFDHFCIHAGGRAVIDELEKNLQLLPEHVEASRMTLHRFGNTSSSSIWYELAYIEAKGRIKKGNRIWQIAFGSGFKCNSAVWQALRNVRPSPNGPWEDCIHKYPVEIVT; encoded by the coding sequence ATGACAGTGACgagtggagaagaagaaggcgcCGTTGGAGGAGTTCAGATCCAACACAGGAGCAGAATGGTGCTCCCAGATTTTCTCCAGAGCGTGAATCTCAAGTACGTGAAATTAGGTTACCACTACTTGATCTCCAACCTCGTAACCTTATTCCTTGTCCCTCTTATCCTCGTCACGCTCATTCAGGTTTTTCAGACCACCGACATCGACCACCTCCGCCACCTCTGGCTCCACCTCCAGTACAACCTCCTCACCATCCTCACCTGCTCCGCCGTCCTCGTCTTCGGCCTCACTCTCTACGCCGTCACGCGCCCCCGCGCCGTCTACCTCCTCGACTCCGCCTGCTTCCGCCCCGCCGACCACCTCAAGGCCCCCTTCCGTAGCTTCATGGATCACTCCCGCCTCACGGGAGACTTCGAGGACTCCTCGCTGGAATTCCAGCGAAAGATCCTCGAACGCTCTGGCCTCGGGGAGGAAACCTACGTCCCCGAGGCCATGCACTCTATTCCGCCCCAGCCCTCCATGGCCGCGGCCAGGGCCGAGGCGGAACAGGTCATGTTCGGTGCCTTGGATAAACTTTTCCAAGGCACCAACATAAAACCAAAGGATATTGGTATTCTTATTGTGAATTGTAGCTTGTTTAACCCTACTCCCTCACTGTCTGCCATGATTGTTAATAAGTACAAATTGAGGGGTAACATTAGGAGCTTTAATTTGGGAGGGATGGGGTGCAGTGCTGGAGTCATTGCTGTTGATCTTGCTAAGGACCTCTTGCAGGTTCATAGGAACACTTATGCTGTGGTTGTTAGCACTGAGAACATTACTCAGAATTGGTACTTTGGGAACAAGAAATCCATGCTCATTCCCAATTGCCTATTTCGTGTGGGCTGCTCTGCGCTGCTTCTCTCTAACAAGCCGGCAGATCGAAGGAGGGCCAAGTACCGGCTTGTCCACGTCGTGAGGACTCATCGCGGGGCCGACGACAAGGCGTTCCGGTGTGTTTACCAGGAGCAGGATGATGCTGGGAAAACTGGTGTTTCCTTGTCTAAGGATTTGATGGCAATTGCTGGTGGAGCATTGAAGACTAACATCACCACACTTGGTCCTCTGGTGCTGCCAATTAGTGAGCAGCTTCTGTTTTTCGTGACTCTGCTGATGAACAAGTTATTTAAGGCTGGTGTGAAGCCTTACATACCGGATTTCAAGCTTGCATTTGATCATTTTTGTATCCATGCTGGTGGCAGGGCTGTGATTGATGAGTTGGAGAAGAACCTGCAGCTGCTTCCTGAGCATGTGGAGGCTTCTAGGATGACCCTTCATAGATTTGGGAACACTTCCTCAAGCTCCATTTGGTATGAGTTGGCTTACATTGAAGCCAAAGGGAGGATCAAGAAGGGTAACAGGATTTGGCAAATTGCGTTTGGAAGTGGTTTCAAGTGTAACAGTGCGGTTTGGCAGGCTCTGAGGAATGTGAGGCCTTCTCCTAATGGACCATGGGAAGATTGCATTCATAAGTATCCTGTGGAAATAGTCACATAG
- the LOC114393217 gene encoding sugar transporter ERD6-like 6, with protein MSLREDNEEGRDLKKPFLHTGSWYRMSGRQSSVFGSTQAIRDSSISVFACVLIVALGPIQFGFTAGYTSPTQSAIINDLGLSVSEFSLFGSLSNVGAMVGAIASGQIAEYIGRKGSLMIASIPNIIGWLAISFAKDSSFLYMGRLLEGFGVGIISYTVPVYIAEISPPNLRGGLVSVNQLSVTIGIMLAYLLGIFVEWRILAIIGILPCTILIPALFFIPESPRWLAKMGMTEEFETSLQVLRGFDTDISVEVNEIKRAVASTNTRITVRFADLKQRRYWLPLMIGIGLLILQQLSGINGVLFYSSTIFRNAGISSSDAATFGVGAVQVLATSLTLWLADKSGRRLLLIVSATGMSFSLLVVAITFYIKASISETSSLYGILSTLSLVGVVAMVIAFSLGMGAMPWIIMSEILPINIKGLAGSVATLANWLFSWLVTLTANMLLDWSSGGTFTIYAVVCALTVVFVTIWVPETKGKTIEEIQWSFR; from the exons atgagtttgagGGAAGACAATGAAGAGGGAAGGGATCTGAAGAAGCCATTTCTTCACACGGGAAGTTGGTATCGTATGAGTGGGAGACAATCCAGTGTGTTCGGTTCCACACAGGCCATTCGTGATTCCTCCATCTCTGTCTTTGCTTGTGTTCTAATCGTTGCTTTGGGTCCAATTCAGTTTGGTTTCACT GCTGGTTACACCTCACCTACACAATCTGCTATCATCAATGATCTAGGCCTCTCAGTCTCTGAG TTTTCTTTGTTTGGTTCTTTGTCCAATGTGGGTGCCATGGTTGGAGCAATTGCTAGTGGTCAGATTGCTGAGTACATAGGGCGCAAAGGG TCTTTGATGATTGCATCCATTCCTAATATTATTGGTTGGCTGGCTATCTCATTTGCAAAA gattcttcttttctttatatggGAAGATTGTTGGAAGGGTTTGGTGTAGGAATAATATCTTACACg GTGCCTGTGTACATAGCTGAGATATCACCTCCAAACTTGCGGGGGGGTTTGGTTTCAGTTAACCAG CTCTCTGTCACCATTGGAATTATGCTGGCATATCTGCTGGGGATTTTTGTTGAATGGAGAATCCTTGCAATTATAG GAATTTTACCCTGCACAATATTGATACCTGCCCTGTTTTTCATTCCCGAGTCTCCTAGATGGCTG GCAAAAATGGGAATGACAGAAGAATTTGAAACTTCCTTGCAAGTGCTCCGAGGCTTTGATACTGATATTTCTGTTGAAGTGAATGAAATTAAG AGGgctgttgcttcaacaaacacaagaattacAGTTCGATTTGCAGACCTCAAACAAAGAAGATATTGGCTTCCCTTAATG ATTGGAATTGGACTGCTAATTTTGCAACAGCTTTCTGGAATTAATGGTGTTCTTTTTTATTCCAGTACCATCTTTCGAAATGCTG GAATCAGTTCAAGTGACGCGGCAACATTTGGAGTTGGTGCTGTTCAG GTTCTTGCCACCAGTCTAACTTTGTGGCTGGCAGACAAATCTGGTCGCCGGCTTCTCCTTATT GTCTCTGCAACTGGAATGTCTTTTAGTCTCTTAGTTGTTGCAATCACATTCTACATAAAG GCTAGTATATCAGAAACTTCTTCCTTGTATGGGATATTGAGCACCTTGTCGCTGGTTGGAGTCGTG GCCATGGTTATTGCATTCTCTCTTGGAATGGGAGCTATGCCATGGATTATAATGTCTGAG ATTCTTCCAATAAACATTAAAGGCCTTGCGGGAAGTGTGGCAACACTTGCCAACTGGTTGTTTTCCTGGTTGGTTACATTGACAGCAAATATGCTTTTGGATTGGAGCTCTGGAG GAACCTTCACCATATATGCAGTTGTATGTGCCTTGACTGTAGTATTTGTTACCATTTGGGTCCCTGAGACAAAGGGAAAAACTATTGAAGAAATCCAATGGTCTTTCAGATGA